One window from the genome of Rhodopirellula halodulae encodes:
- a CDS encoding putative molybdenum carrier protein, giving the protein MASPSDTPRPFVPRWIISGGQTGVDRGALDAAMELGIPHGGWCPAGRIAEDGRIPDQYELQEHASSHYPDRTEQNVVDTDATLILYRNKLSGGTALTKRICRREDRPCLAVNLRSIPAAAKRIRRWLNEVQPDNLNVAGPRESNSPGICQQTHELMRIILQGGGDDQSSLF; this is encoded by the coding sequence ATGGCATCTCCTTCCGATACACCCCGCCCCTTCGTTCCACGCTGGATCATTTCCGGTGGGCAAACCGGCGTCGATCGTGGTGCCCTCGACGCAGCGATGGAGCTTGGAATCCCACACGGTGGATGGTGTCCGGCCGGACGCATTGCGGAAGATGGACGCATCCCCGACCAATATGAATTGCAAGAGCACGCGTCGTCGCATTACCCCGACCGAACCGAGCAAAATGTCGTCGACACCGATGCCACGTTGATCTTGTATCGCAACAAACTCAGTGGCGGCACGGCACTGACCAAACGCATCTGTCGACGCGAGGATCGCCCCTGCTTGGCCGTCAATTTAAGATCAATTCCCGCGGCAGCCAAACGCATCCGTCGTTGGCTCAATGAAGTTCAGCCGGACAACCTGAACGTGGCGGGACCTCGCGAAAGCAACTCACCAGGCATTTGCCAACAGACGCATGAACTGATGCGAATCATTCTGCAAGGCGGTGGCGACGATCAGTCTTCTTTGTTCTGA